The nucleotide sequence GCTGGTAACGGGTTCTGCATGAGTAAAGAGTACGGCCTGGACAGGTATATCCGGCTCTGGTAATGGAAACAAGGCGAAAAATTAGTACTTTGTGAGCGTTTTTCCGACGATTTGTTTAATCCTTCGGTTGATCGCAGACGTCTGGACTTACTCCTGCCTGGAACAAACGGCTTTTCGACTTGTACGACTGCTAAGCTAATGAATTCTTCTAATCGCACAAATTCATCCCGGGGCCGCATGCTGGTCGTTGAAGACAACCCCGATCATTGGGAGTTGATTCAGGCCGCCAGTCGGGAAGCTATGCCTACCGTTGATGTGATCTGGGCCACAGATGCCAAGCAGGCGCTGGCGTATCTGCAGTCCTGTTTAGCTACTCAATTGCCAAAACTCATGTTGCTGGACCTATATCTGCCGGATGCAGAGCAGTCCTGGCAACTCCTCAAGACGCTTAAACAGCGCGAATCGGCTTACCAGCGGATGCCTGTGGTCGTGTTCAGCTATTCCGATCGGCGGGAAGATATCACCGATTTTTATTCATTTGGCGGGACATCTTATATTATCAAACCAACGAACTACGAGCAGTGGGTAACGTACCTACAAACCGTCTGGCTGTATTGGTGGGATACCGTTACGTTACCCACCACCCGCTAGTTCAGCTGACTATCAATATTTCATTTCGCCCCGGTCTTTTTCTACGGCCGTGCGGCCTTCTTTCATCCAGACTGGCATAGGCGCGTCTTTGAGGTAGTGGTCAAAGAACTGGTATAGCCGGATACTCAGGTCTTTCGCATTATGCCGCTGGGTCAGGTTGTGCCCCTCGCCATTATACACGAGCATCCAGACCGGCTTATTTAGTCGACGTAAGGCCGAGAACAACTCAATCCCCTGATACCAGGGAACCGCCCCATCGGCGTCGTTGTGAGTCATCATCAGGGGCGTCTGCACGCGGTTGGCGTAAAACAGGGGCGAGTTTTCGATATAGTTCATCGGCTTATCCCAGAGCGTACCGCCAATGCGGCTCTGCGTTTTCTCATACTGGAACGCCCGGCTCATCCCTGTTTCCCAGCGAATACCGCCATAGGCCGAGGTCATGTTGGCAACGGGAGCGCCCGCTTCTGCCGCCCGGAATAAATTGGTCCGGGTAATGATATAGGCCGTTTGGTAGCCGCCCCAGCTTTGTCCCTGAATTCCAATCCGGTCCCGGTCAACAAAACCTTTATCAACCAGGCTCAGAACGCCCGGCACCACGCAATCGTAGGCGTTCGGGCCCGGCTGCCCGGTTGTATAAACGATATCAGGTACGAAGACCAGATAGCCGTTCGAAACGCAGTAGGGAATGTTGATTGTCGAGCGGCTTGGAGCTGGAACCCGGTAGTCGTTGAGCGTTTCGGCGTTACGTTCATAGAAATACACCAGCATCGGGTATTTTTTGGCTGGATCAAACCCTTCCGGTTTAAAAAGAAGCCCTTCGAGTTTAGTGCCGTTGGTGCCCATCCAGTTTACCAATTCGACGCTGCCCCAGCGAATACTATCCTGCTGCAAGTTGGCGCGCGTCAACTGAACAGGTTTGGCCAGAGTCGTATCAGTCAGGAAGATATTGGTCGGTTCCTGGAAATTGCCCCGGTGAAACGTCATTGTCGGGGCGTTCCTGGCTTTGGTCAGACCAGCGTATCGGTGGGCGCTGTGACATAATAAGCTGGGTTCCGCTACCGACAGACCGTTTTTGTTTTTTAAAATGCCGGTCGTTTTATTGCTTTCCCAGATGCCCGTCATAAACAGTGCGTCCGCCGGATTGATCGCTTCCTGGTTGCGGCTGCGGGGTGAATCATCGGGCGTGATATCGGCCCGACGAAGCCGAACCTTATTTGTCCGACCCCAGCCAGCGGTCAGATTCAACGGCTTTTCCCGGCCGGTTGGGTCAATCTGCCAGATATCATAGCGGTCATAGATCCAGACGTAGCGGTCGCCAGTTGTCCAGCCAGCGGCTCCGTAGGCACCCGGCAGGTTAGGCGTATCGTGTTCTTCATCAAAGAATTTGCTCGGCAGGCCGCGCGTTAGATCAATGCGTTTGTTGTCGGCGATGGACCAGGCCCGCCAGAGCGAGTCCCGTTCGTCGAACCAATAAGCATATTTACCGCCCGGCGACAGGCCGGGGTCAGAAGCCATGACGTCATTCGCAATCCGTTTCTTCTCACCAGACTGGGCGTCGATCAGGTACAGGTCCGTATGGCCCGGGTCCCAGGAAGCCTGAACCTGATACGGGAGATCGCTCAGGCCAATCAGGTAGCGGGTGCTGACTTTGGGGTCAAAGTTAACCGTTGGAATTTCGCGATTCGCGAGGGGAACCACCCGGTCGGCCACAACGTCGTACACGGTCAGAAAGCCGCGCTCTTTTTCTTCCTTAAGCCGCCGTTGCTGCATAGGCTGCAGACGCGTATCGGTCCAGCTCCAGACGTCTATTTTTACTTTCTCGTCGTCGGGCGTTAGCGTATCTTTTGTCGGCTTGGGCGCAATAGGCGAGGTCGAAAAATACAGCCGCCTACCATCGTCGGCAAATTTGGGTTCGCGGTACTCATTCACCGACCAGCCTTTGGGCAGAGCGGTCGTCAACGTATCGGCAAGCACCCGGTAAGCCGCTGCGGGAGCGGTCGCTTTCCGCTTTCCTTTTGCGGGAGTTGCGGGTGCCAGGTTTTTGTAATACAATGAAAACACCCGAACGTCGGCGCCGGCGCTGTCGGCGGAGGCCATCCACGCCAGTTGCTGACCGGCTTTGTCGACGGCCAGACCTTTATAGATTTTTCGCCGGGAACTCGTATCAATCAACGTCGTCTGCCCGGTGGCCGTGTTGAGCACAAATACACCCGGCACGACAGGACTACCCGTCTTCAGCGAATCATTTGCCGATTCCTTGCTGTAGAAAATAGTCTGTCCGTTATCGGAGATAACGACATTCGAGACGTAACGTATGGTCCGGCGGGTGCCATCGGCCATGTTGAACAGCGTCAAGTCGTCGCCTTTTATTTTCTTCGTCGATTTTCTGGCTACGGTCGTTGTTGAGGATGGGGGAGTCGGATTCAGCGTATCGCCCCGGGGTGTCACTTTTGCTTCACTCAGCAGCTTTGGTGCATTGGCTTCCTGCGTCACGGCCAGCCATGAACCTGCTTCTTTTCCGAGTGTGTAGGCTTTTACGTTTGGTAGCTTTGTTACTGCGCCCGTTCCCAGGTTTAGCACGAGCAGGCTATCCTTAGGCATCTCGTCGGTCTTCTTCTTTTTCAATTTTGCCTTACGCGTGTCGGCAGCGGGGACTTTAAGCCTCATCACTAAAAACTTGCTGTCGGGCGTAAACTGCGCCATGTAGCCGCGCGGAAAGACGTAGCGTTTTGGGTTGCTGCCGGCAGCAACCGCTTCCAGCCGTCCGTCGCCGTCCTGAGGGTCGATCTGATAAGCTACCCAGCGGCCATCGTTTGAGATTTTCTCGTTTCTTACGCTTTGCCAGCGGTCATAATCGGCCGACGTAAGGGGGCGTTTGGTCGTCTGGGCCAGCAGCGGTGCTGAGACAATGAATAAAAAGAACAGATAAGAGAAGCGCATCATGCTAAAAATGGGTTAGCCAATGACGAAAATACTAAAAATTGGAGGCTCTTTGAGTTAACAACCCATTGTTTTGTAAAATCACAAAAAGGCTGCTAATTATTCTGATTTATGTGCCATTTTAGGCGGAAGCTAGGGCGAAGTCACTCCGAAACAGACCAAGACAATGGTCGCTGCCTGCTTAGTTACGCTGAAGTTCGGCAACGCCAACCCCGGAATCTGCTGCGCCATAATAAACCCATACCCGACCGTCGGGCCATTGCACCCAACCGTTAGTAAAAACCACGTTCGGAAAGAAGCCTTCGCGCTCCCAGGGAAGTTCGGGCACGAGCAGGGGGCGGGTAGAGCGGTCCAGAACCTTTGACGGATCCTCTTTATCCAGAAGCGCCAGGGCCAGGGCATAAGCATTGGTTGCATCGGCACCGTGGTAACAGATAAGCCAGCCCTCATCAGTCAGGATTGGCTCGGGGCCTCCGCCAATTTTGCCTCCTTCCCAGATGAAGGCCGGGTCATCGTGGCCCCGCCCTCCAAACAGAAACTTATGGTTTCCCCAGTGAACACCATCAATGGATTCGGCCAGCCAGATGGATGGTTTGCCAATTTCCGAAGCCATTGGCCGGTGTAGCAGCTTATACTTACCGTCGATCTTGGCCGGAAATAAAGCAACATCTTTGTTGGGGGGCGGCAGAATCAGTCCAATCCGGTCAACCGTCTTAAAATCGGTTGTGACAGCCATGCCAACAGCCGGACCCTGTTCAGACACGGCCGTGTAGGCAATCCAGTAGCGACCATCCAGATACGTAATGCGGGCATCTTCGATGCCATACGACTCATCCATCCGGGCGGGAAACAAAAACGGTTTTGTATCCACCACAAAGTGAATACCATCGATACTGCGGGCTAGCCGCAAATGGCTGAGCGAGGTCAGATACTGCCGGCCGCGGAGCGTCACAACGCGCGGGTCATAATCGCCATCCGGCTCATCGAACTGTTTGACGGTTAAGGTTGGAACCCCATCCCGGTTTTCAATTAAAGGGATCTGAATCTTACCCGGCTGGGGTTTAGGCGCTTCGGCCACGCGCAGCAATAAAATAATTTCGTCGCCAAACCGACAGGCCGCCGGGTTAAATGCGCCAAGGACCTCGAAGCCGTCGATGGATGGTTTCACATCCTGCGTGCTCAGAATGGGCTGATCCGACAGGCGCCGGAGCTGATAATTTTGCATTGAGTCGAAAAGTTGTAAGTTTAGGCTGGAGTTAGCTATTCGCAGGCCCATACCTGAATTGGCCCGATAACTCACAAACTTGTAGGAGGGTGACCCGGCTCAATTTCTTAACCTTAAACGCGCCCGGCTGTTAGTACCGTTTACTCAATTAGTCGAAAAACCTGACAACCTTCCACGATAGAGCCGGGTTATGAGGCTACAAAACCTAAAACATAACGTAGACTACTTACTACCATGATTACCCAGCCCCTGTTTGATCAAGATAACGATGTGCTGATGATGAATCCAGATCCGGAAACGGCCGCTCTTGACGATGACGACGATGATTTCGACGGCGGTGCCGATT is from Spirosoma taeanense and encodes:
- a CDS encoding response regulator, whose translation is MNSSNRTNSSRGRMLVVEDNPDHWELIQAASREAMPTVDVIWATDAKQALAYLQSCLATQLPKLMLLDLYLPDAEQSWQLLKTLKQRESAYQRMPVVVFSYSDRREDITDFYSFGGTSYIIKPTNYEQWVTYLQTVWLYWWDTVTLPTTR
- a CDS encoding S9 family peptidase, encoding MMRFSYLFFLFIVSAPLLAQTTKRPLTSADYDRWQSVRNEKISNDGRWVAYQIDPQDGDGRLEAVAAGSNPKRYVFPRGYMAQFTPDSKFLVMRLKVPAADTRKAKLKKKKTDEMPKDSLLVLNLGTGAVTKLPNVKAYTLGKEAGSWLAVTQEANAPKLLSEAKVTPRGDTLNPTPPSSTTTVARKSTKKIKGDDLTLFNMADGTRRTIRYVSNVVISDNGQTIFYSKESANDSLKTGSPVVPGVFVLNTATGQTTLIDTSSRRKIYKGLAVDKAGQQLAWMASADSAGADVRVFSLYYKNLAPATPAKGKRKATAPAAAYRVLADTLTTALPKGWSVNEYREPKFADDGRRLYFSTSPIAPKPTKDTLTPDDEKVKIDVWSWTDTRLQPMQQRRLKEEKERGFLTVYDVVADRVVPLANREIPTVNFDPKVSTRYLIGLSDLPYQVQASWDPGHTDLYLIDAQSGEKKRIANDVMASDPGLSPGGKYAYWFDERDSLWRAWSIADNKRIDLTRGLPSKFFDEEHDTPNLPGAYGAAGWTTGDRYVWIYDRYDIWQIDPTGREKPLNLTAGWGRTNKVRLRRADITPDDSPRSRNQEAINPADALFMTGIWESNKTTGILKNKNGLSVAEPSLLCHSAHRYAGLTKARNAPTMTFHRGNFQEPTNIFLTDTTLAKPVQLTRANLQQDSIRWGSVELVNWMGTNGTKLEGLLFKPEGFDPAKKYPMLVYFYERNAETLNDYRVPAPSRSTINIPYCVSNGYLVFVPDIVYTTGQPGPNAYDCVVPGVLSLVDKGFVDRDRIGIQGQSWGGYQTAYIITRTNLFRAAEAGAPVANMTSAYGGIRWETGMSRAFQYEKTQSRIGGTLWDKPMNYIENSPLFYANRVQTPLMMTHNDADGAVPWYQGIELFSALRRLNKPVWMLVYNGEGHNLTQRHNAKDLSIRLYQFFDHYLKDAPMPVWMKEGRTAVEKDRGEMKY
- a CDS encoding glycoside hydrolase family 130 protein; the protein is MQNYQLRRLSDQPILSTQDVKPSIDGFEVLGAFNPAACRFGDEIILLLRVAEAPKPQPGKIQIPLIENRDGVPTLTVKQFDEPDGDYDPRVVTLRGRQYLTSLSHLRLARSIDGIHFVVDTKPFLFPARMDESYGIEDARITYLDGRYWIAYTAVSEQGPAVGMAVTTDFKTVDRIGLILPPPNKDVALFPAKIDGKYKLLHRPMASEIGKPSIWLAESIDGVHWGNHKFLFGGRGHDDPAFIWEGGKIGGGPEPILTDEGWLICYHGADATNAYALALALLDKEDPSKVLDRSTRPLLVPELPWEREGFFPNVVFTNGWVQWPDGRVWVYYGAADSGVGVAELQRN